TCCTTATAAAATATTAGTATTCTAGTAAAAGCTACAAACAAAGGGAGTTAGAGAATGAAAGGCTTAATGGGACCATAATTATTAGTTATTCAAGTAACGGGAGTTTTTATTAAAAGGACTCAAAAACTCTATAAATTAAAAAAATGGCGTGTCAAACCTGTTGTCAGTTTGCACGCCATTTTCATTACCATTTATATGATATGCCCCCAAAACGGAACGGTTTACTCAACTGACTGATGTTTTTTAAAAATTTTATGAAAATAACTTTCCTAAATAATGCGGCATTTGAGATCGCCACCAAACCCAATCATGCGACACATCTTCGCCCCACTCATCAAACCACGCTGGAATTTGTTTTTCTTTAAAAGCTTCTTTTAATGTAAAGTATGAAGGTAGCCCATCTTGTTCCCAATCACCAAGACCGGTACAAATAATGATATCTGCTGAACGATATCGATCAATAAACCAACCGTCATTTTGATTCCATATATAATCACTCGGTGAATTTTCGTATACAAGGGGATCATTACCGTAATCACCAGAAAAGAAACGTACATCGTAAACTCCGCTAAGTGCAACGGTTGTTTGGAAGACATCCGGATGTCTCAACAAAAAGTTCAACGCATGATATGCCCCCATACTACAGCCGGTTGTCATCATTGGATCAAACCAACCTGTTTTATGTTTAATAAATGGTATAGCTTCTGAAATGATATAACGGTCATATGCTTGATGAGCTAATGCACGGTCATGTGCCGGTTTTGAATCGTGTAGCCAACTTTCGCCATCTATACTAGTCAATGAAAAAAATTGAACTTTTCCTGATTCAATAAAATCATGACACACATCAATCATTCCAAAATCATAGTATTCAGAATGCGTCCCACCAGATGAAGGAAACACTACGATTGGCATGCCACTGTGTCCATATCTTTTCAACAGCATTTCACGTCCTAGTTCACCACTCCAATGGGTAAACTGTTCTATATGCATAGAGGAATCTCCTTTTTTCGCTCATGTACAAAATGGATAATTTCATCGACTTCTTCATGCGATTCTGCATTAATCGCATAAAATTGATTTCCTTGGAGTTCCGCAAATGCATCAGGCATGCGCTGTTCAAACCTCACGCGGTCGCCAAATCGTTCATAAATGGCATTCGTATCATGTTGATACGCATATGCATCACGCTGTGTTATACCGACACAAAACTGATTTTTAACATCGGACTCCTTAAATTCTCCTCCTGTCACAAGAGAAGCATACTGAGCAAATAAATCAATTGAGTACGCAAAATTGTACAGATCAATCGTGTAGCCGCCAGCCAAGCGGTTATTATATTCAAGTGCAACATAATCCCCATTTTCTAATTTAAAGAACTCAATATGGAAAAACCGTTCTTTCATTCCAAAAGTTTCCACAATCCTCTTTCCATAAGTTTCGAGCTTAGAATCAATTTCTTTTTGAATTACATATGCAAAATCCAACTGACCCTTAACGAGTTCCAGAGTTGGCACATTATATGTAAAGCTTGATTGGAATACAATATTCCCTTTCTGATCCACTAAACCATCAAATGTACAAAGCACGCCTCCTTCAACAAATGGTTCTAAGAAGTACACTTGTGCTTCTCCCCATTCTTCTTTAAACTGACGTACATCCTCTTCTGAACTTAATTTATAGGTTGCAGCTGATCCAACTCCCTTATCGGGTTTAGCGATAACGGGCAGTCCTAATTCATTAATAGATTTATATAAATCAATATTAGTTTTAACGATTCTTCCTTCTACAACAGGCACATCTGCTTTTTTAAACAGCTTCTTCATTTCAGATTTATACTTAACTATTTTTAAGTCATTCGTTTTATTGCCGTATACGTTAAATTGCTCACGCAACTCGGCATCAAGTTCTAGCCAATGTTCGTTATTGGATTCAATGCGGTCAATTGGACCATATTTATAAAACAAAAAGGCAACGGCACGTTTCACTTCATCTGAATCTTCTAGATTATTCACCCGATAATATTCTGTTAAAGAGTTTTGTAAGTAGGGACCTAATTGGTCATATGGCTCTTCACCAACCCCTAAAACAGTGACACCTGCACCTTTTAGTTGATGAGCAAATGCCTGAAAATTACTTGGATAATATGGTGATATCAAAATAAAATTCATAAATAAGCTCCTTTCCTATTTCCACAAATAAGTTACAAATATATTAATTTATAATATAACTAGACTTCAAAAATATATTCAAAAAAAAGTAATAGATTCCTCTATTACCTAAATCATACAAATGTGAATATTCAGATCATTAATTACCATTCCTCACTTAAGAAACGTAAACATTCTGGCAAGTGTTTTGCCCAAGCTTTTTCATCATGTTCTTCATCCACATAAATATTTAAACGAATGCTATCAATTGGAACAAAGCCTTTTATCAATTGTTTATAATAATTAAGGGCGCAATCGATAT
Above is a genomic segment from Bacillus mesophilus containing:
- a CDS encoding esterase family protein — protein: MHIEQFTHWSGELGREMLLKRYGHSGMPIVVFPSSGGTHSEYYDFGMIDVCHDFIESGKVQFFSLTSIDGESWLHDSKPAHDRALAHQAYDRYIISEAIPFIKHKTGWFDPMMTTGCSMGAYHALNFLLRHPDVFQTTVALSGVYDVRFFSGDYGNDPLVYENSPSDYIWNQNDGWFIDRYRSADIIICTGLGDWEQDGLPSYFTLKEAFKEKQIPAWFDEWGEDVSHDWVWWRSQMPHYLGKLFS
- a CDS encoding ATP-grasp domain-containing protein, which codes for MNFILISPYYPSNFQAFAHQLKGAGVTVLGVGEEPYDQLGPYLQNSLTEYYRVNNLEDSDEVKRAVAFLFYKYGPIDRIESNNEHWLELDAELREQFNVYGNKTNDLKIVKYKSEMKKLFKKADVPVVEGRIVKTNIDLYKSINELGLPVIAKPDKGVGSAATYKLSSEEDVRQFKEEWGEAQVYFLEPFVEGGVLCTFDGLVDQKGNIVFQSSFTYNVPTLELVKGQLDFAYVIQKEIDSKLETYGKRIVETFGMKERFFHIEFFKLENGDYVALEYNNRLAGGYTIDLYNFAYSIDLFAQYASLVTGGEFKESDVKNQFCVGITQRDAYAYQHDTNAIYERFGDRVRFEQRMPDAFAELQGNQFYAINAESHEEVDEIIHFVHERKKEIPLCI